The Nitratidesulfovibrio sp. SRB-5 genome includes a window with the following:
- the dctP gene encoding TRAP transporter substrate-binding protein DctP, translated as MPRVAALVAWLAMAALCALLAVTVPHAQARDAAVAAPESPGSEAPATDPPADSPPVTRSEGGVPVLRISVDNGPTHFQVKALRRFAEDVRHRLAGRLRVEVYDSASLYRDRDVLQALNLGRVEMALPGTWVLHSVVPDCGVFMLPAFYGAPARASLAVADGPPGRIIDARIERNLRVTVLGRWLELGHANLYLVDRAVRRHEDLAGLRIRVAGGPANELRLAAMGARPLVVPWPDLPHWLQGGNLDGLMTTHETAVSGQLWRYGVSHVFEDRAYFAMYVPLVSRTFWERLPEDMRDVLRDAWEDHVAEARAQAAEAQAEAREALRIQGVVFSVPDDAVLRRWRERLRLGEREVVDFVGVDPTLYEIARSTAWQAEQNPQK; from the coding sequence GTGCCGCGTGTCGCCGCGTTGGTCGCCTGGCTGGCCATGGCTGCCCTGTGCGCCCTGCTGGCCGTCACCGTGCCGCACGCGCAGGCGCGGGATGCCGCAGTCGCAGCCCCGGAATCGCCTGGTTCCGAGGCCCCTGCGACTGATCCCCCCGCCGATTCGCCCCCGGTCACCCGCTCCGAAGGCGGGGTGCCGGTGCTGCGCATTTCCGTGGACAACGGCCCCACGCACTTTCAGGTCAAGGCCTTGCGCCGCTTCGCGGAGGACGTCCGGCATCGCCTGGCCGGTCGGCTGCGGGTGGAGGTGTACGACAGCGCCAGCCTGTACCGCGACCGCGACGTGTTGCAGGCGTTGAACCTTGGCCGGGTGGAAATGGCCCTGCCGGGAACCTGGGTGCTGCATTCCGTGGTGCCCGATTGCGGCGTGTTCATGCTGCCCGCCTTCTACGGTGCCCCGGCCCGCGCCAGCCTGGCCGTGGCCGACGGCCCGCCGGGGCGCATCATTGATGCGCGCATCGAGCGCAACCTGCGCGTCACCGTGCTGGGGCGTTGGCTGGAACTGGGCCACGCCAACCTGTATCTGGTGGACCGCGCCGTGCGGCGGCACGAGGACCTCGCGGGGCTGCGCATCCGCGTGGCGGGTGGCCCGGCCAACGAACTGCGCCTCGCGGCCATGGGCGCAAGACCCCTGGTGGTGCCCTGGCCAGACCTGCCGCACTGGCTGCAAGGCGGCAACCTTGACGGGCTGATGACCACCCACGAGACGGCGGTGTCCGGCCAGTTGTGGCGCTACGGGGTGAGCCACGTGTTCGAGGACCGCGCCTACTTCGCCATGTACGTGCCGCTGGTCAGCCGGACGTTCTGGGAACGCCTGCCCGAAGACATGCGCGACGTGCTGCGCGACGCTTGGGAAGACCATGTGGCCGAGGCGCGCGCACAGGCGGCGGAGGCCCAGGCCGAGGCTCGCGAGGCATTGCGCATCCAGGGGGTGGTGTTCTCCGTGCCCGACGATGCCGTGCTGCGCCGCTGGCGCGAACGGCTGCGCCTTGGCGAGCGCGAGGTGGTGGATTTCGTGGGAGTGGACCCGACGCTGTACGAAATCGCCAGGTCGACGGCGTGGCAGGCGGAGCAGAACCCCCAGAAATAG
- a CDS encoding sulfite exporter TauE/SafE family protein produces the protein MILTLALYLVVGAIAGILAGLLGVGGGLVIVPMLNFAFALQDIPGDYMQHLALGTSMASIMFTSISSFRAHHKRGAVLWNVVWRITPGIITGTLIGTWVVAQLSTSFLKGFFVCFLYWVAAQMLLNLKPKASRELPGSMGMFGMGNVIGGVSSLVGIGGGTLSVPFMAWCNVAMHTAIGTSAAIGFPIAVSGTVGYIVNGLATQGLPANTFGFVYLPALVGIVCASVLTAPLGARLAHSLPVTKLKRIFAVLLIVMATKMLIGLL, from the coding sequence ATGATTCTCACCCTCGCGCTCTACCTTGTCGTTGGCGCCATCGCGGGCATTCTGGCCGGGCTGCTCGGTGTGGGCGGCGGGCTGGTCATCGTGCCCATGCTCAATTTCGCCTTCGCGTTGCAGGACATTCCGGGCGACTACATGCAGCATCTGGCGCTGGGCACATCCATGGCCAGCATCATGTTCACCTCCATTTCCAGCTTCCGGGCGCACCACAAGCGCGGGGCGGTGCTGTGGAACGTGGTGTGGCGCATCACCCCCGGCATCATCACCGGCACGCTCATCGGCACGTGGGTGGTGGCCCAGCTTTCCACCAGTTTTCTCAAGGGCTTCTTCGTCTGCTTCCTGTACTGGGTGGCGGCGCAGATGCTGCTGAACCTCAAGCCCAAGGCCTCGCGCGAGTTGCCCGGCTCCATGGGCATGTTCGGCATGGGCAACGTCATCGGCGGGGTGTCCAGCCTCGTGGGCATCGGCGGCGGCACGCTGTCGGTGCCGTTCATGGCGTGGTGCAACGTGGCCATGCACACGGCCATCGGCACCTCCGCCGCCATCGGCTTTCCCATCGCGGTGTCCGGCACCGTGGGCTACATAGTTAACGGGCTGGCTACCCAGGGCCTGCCCGCGAACACCTTCGGATTCGTTTACCTCCCCGCCCTGGTCGGCATTGTCTGCGCCAGCGTGCTCACGGCCCCCCTTGGCGCCCGGCTGGCGCACAGCCTGCCGGTGACCAAGCTCAAGCGCATCTTCGCCGTGCTGCTCATCGTCATGGCCACGAAAATGCTGATAGGTCTCTTGTAG
- a CDS encoding YitT family protein, translating to MFTRKELAYSIRWNLLLLTVGSALFALGAQGIVARHGFLTGGIYGIALLAWYHTHLLTPAAWYLLCNIPLFALGWLHVGRRFLLYSLYGMLATSLFAEVFKNVDLGVHDQLYAAVASGVICGAGGGIMLRSLGSGGGLDVAAIILHKRFGLGIGRFGFGFNAVLFTASLVSMPVDTVIASLIQVFIAAVTLEYVLALFNQRKVVFIISEHSRRIGHDLVSELGQGATFLQGRGGYSGDDREIVMTVTNNVQLKRMEELVFTVDPEALFIVENTFTVLGGQFARRKVY from the coding sequence ATGTTCACCCGCAAGGAACTGGCCTATTCCATTCGCTGGAACCTGCTGCTGCTCACCGTGGGGTCGGCGCTGTTCGCCCTTGGGGCGCAGGGCATCGTGGCCCGGCACGGGTTTCTGACCGGCGGCATCTACGGCATCGCGCTGCTTGCGTGGTACCACACCCACCTGCTGACACCGGCGGCATGGTACCTGCTGTGCAATATCCCGCTGTTCGCGCTGGGTTGGCTGCACGTGGGGCGGCGGTTCCTGCTCTACAGCCTGTACGGCATGCTGGCCACCTCGCTGTTCGCGGAAGTGTTCAAGAACGTGGACCTCGGCGTGCACGACCAGTTGTACGCCGCCGTGGCCTCCGGGGTCATCTGCGGGGCTGGCGGCGGCATCATGCTGCGTTCGCTGGGGTCCGGCGGCGGGCTGGACGTGGCGGCCATCATCCTGCACAAGCGCTTCGGTCTCGGCATCGGACGGTTCGGCTTCGGCTTCAACGCGGTGCTGTTCACCGCCAGCCTTGTCTCCATGCCGGTGGATACGGTGATCGCCTCGCTGATCCAGGTGTTCATCGCGGCGGTGACGCTGGAATACGTGCTGGCCCTGTTCAACCAGCGCAAGGTGGTGTTCATCATCTCCGAGCACAGTCGGCGCATCGGGCACGACCTGGTCTCCGAACTGGGACAGGGGGCCACCTTTCTGCAAGGGCGGGGCGGGTATTCCGGCGACGACCGGGAAATCGTCATGACCGTGACCAACAACGTGCAGCTGAAGCGCATGGAGGAACTGGTGTTCACGGTGGACCCTGAGGCGCTGTTCATCGTGGAAAACACCTTCACCGTGCTGGGTGGCCAGTTTGCCCGCAGAAAGGTGTACTGA
- a CDS encoding ABC transporter substrate-binding protein: protein MHPFRSPSVRPATSRCLFRPFHLFRPFHLFRPSRPSRPSRQLHVALLMLLALLCLGRPALAEDAPLPKPASLPWAEVEAAARGTTVRFHMYGGMATANRYVDGFVAPELARRYGITLVRVPMEAPVFVNRLLAEKAAGRATGSMDLLWINGENFRNARLGGVLWGPYAPALPNMALTDPVQSATDFGYPVDGHESPYGRAQLVLEYDTARTPEPPRTMAQLGQWVKAHPGRFTYPQPPDFTGSAFIRQAFYALTGGHAQYMRPLDKDLLGRKAPALWTWLRDLAPHLWQAGRAYPRDAAALDALFARGEVDFSVSYHPAHAQALIDDGTYPATVRTVALDDGSIFNTHFVAIPFNAPNKAGAMVVANFLLSPEAQLAKMDPAWWGDFPAIEVERLPGEWRARFAAVKMGEATLSPDALSRRAVPEIPADWLEALERGWDAEVLRR from the coding sequence ATGCATCCGTTCCGTTCGCCTTCCGTTCGCCCGGCCACTTCGCGTTGCCTGTTCCGCCCGTTCCACCTGTTCCGCCCGTTCCACCTGTTCCGCCCGTCTCGTCCGTCCCGCCCGTCCCGTCAGCTCCATGTGGCGCTGCTGATGCTGTTGGCGCTGCTGTGCCTGGGACGGCCAGCCCTGGCCGAAGATGCGCCCCTGCCCAAGCCCGCGTCCCTGCCGTGGGCAGAGGTGGAGGCCGCCGCGCGCGGCACCACGGTGCGCTTTCACATGTATGGCGGCATGGCCACGGCCAACCGCTACGTGGACGGCTTCGTGGCGCCGGAACTGGCGCGGCGCTACGGCATCACCCTGGTGCGCGTGCCCATGGAGGCCCCGGTGTTCGTCAACCGGCTGCTGGCGGAAAAGGCGGCGGGTCGCGCCACGGGCAGCATGGACCTGTTGTGGATCAACGGCGAGAACTTTCGCAACGCCCGGCTGGGCGGCGTGTTGTGGGGACCGTATGCCCCGGCCCTGCCCAACATGGCGCTGACCGACCCGGTGCAGAGCGCCACCGACTTCGGCTATCCCGTGGACGGCCATGAATCGCCCTACGGGCGGGCGCAGCTGGTGCTGGAGTACGACACCGCCCGCACCCCCGAGCCGCCGCGCACCATGGCCCAGCTGGGCCAGTGGGTGAAGGCCCATCCGGGGCGGTTCACCTATCCCCAGCCGCCGGACTTCACCGGGTCGGCCTTCATCCGTCAGGCCTTCTACGCCCTTACCGGGGGGCACGCGCAGTACATGCGCCCGCTGGACAAGGATCTGCTGGGCCGCAAGGCTCCGGCGCTGTGGACGTGGCTGCGCGATCTTGCCCCGCACCTGTGGCAGGCCGGGCGGGCCTACCCGCGCGACGCCGCCGCGCTGGATGCGTTGTTCGCGCGGGGCGAGGTGGATTTTTCCGTCTCGTACCATCCGGCCCATGCCCAGGCGCTGATCGATGACGGCACCTATCCGGCCACGGTGCGCACCGTGGCCCTGGACGACGGGTCCATCTTCAACACCCACTTCGTGGCCATACCCTTCAACGCGCCCAACAAGGCGGGGGCCATGGTGGTTGCCAACTTCCTGCTGTCGCCCGAGGCGCAACTGGCCAAGATGGACCCGGCCTGGTGGGGCGATTTTCCGGCCATCGAGGTGGAGCGGCTGCCCGGGGAATGGCGCGCGCGCTTCGCCGCCGTGAAGATGGGCGAGGCCACCCTGTCCCCCGATGCGCTGTCCAGGCGGGCCGTGCCCGAGATACCCGCCGACTGGCTGGAGGCGCTGGAACGCGGCTGGGATGCCGAGGTGCTGCGCAGGTAG